Genomic window (Thermoanaerobaculia bacterium):
AGAGCGCCGCCGCGTCGTTCGGAGGCACGAAACGCGCGCCGGGCACGAGCGGCTCGAAGGGCCGGCGATATTCCTCGTGGCCGGTCACGGAAAGCGCGCCGAAAGTCCGGCCGTGGAAGCTCTCTTCGACGGCGACGATGCCGGCGCGCCCGGGGTTGGCGAGGCGGGCGAGCTTGATCGCCGCCTCGATGGCTTCCGTTCCGCTGTTGCAGAAGAACGCCTTCGACAGGCCCGAGGCGCGAACCAGCCTTTCGGCGAGAAGCCCCTGCGAGGGATGGTAGAAGAGGTTCGACACGTGCCAGACCCCGCGCGCGCCTTCCGCGAGCGCGCGCACGAGCCGCGGGTGGCGGATGCCCAGAGCGTTGACGGCGATCCCCCCGAGCAGGTCCCAGTACGCCTTTCCGTCGGAGTCGAAAAGACGGGCGCCCCGGCCGGATACCGGATGAAAGGAGGTGCGCGCGTACGTCCCGAGCACGGTTTCGCGATCACGGGCCTCGACTTCGGCGGCCGCCGGCGACGGTCGGCGCGCCGCGGACTTGCACGGCGACTTCTCCCGCGCCGGGATCTCGCGCGGCATCCTCTCCTGCGCCGCGGCTCCACGCCGCGACGCTGGCGCGGCTTTACGCGACTCAACGGGCGCGGCTCCACGCGACTCAACGGGCGCGGCTCCACGCCGCGACGCTGGCGCGGCTCCACGCGACTCAACGGGCGCGGCTCCACGCCGCGACGCTGGCGCGGCTTTACGCGACTCAACGGGCGCGGCTTTACGCCGCGACAAGAGACGTCCCTCCATGGCGTCCGTCGAGGACGTCGGCATGGCGATCGGGCCCGGCGATCACGATCTCCCCGACGCCGTCGGCGAGGGCCGCGAGCGCCGCGGCGAGCTTCGGCCGCATGCCGCCCGACGCGGCTCCGCTTTCGATCAGCTCCCGCGCGGCCGCCGCGCTCAGGCGCGAAAGCGTCCGTCCCGCTCCGTCGCGCACTCCCTCCACGTCGGTGAAGAAGACGAGCCGAGGCGAGGCGAGCGAGCAGGCGACGGCGGCCGCGGCCGCATCCGCGTTCAGGTTGAGGATTCCTCCGTCGCGTCCGGCCGCGATCGGAGCGAGCACGGGAAGGAGCCCGGCGGAGAGGAGGACCGTGAGGACGTCCGGACGGGCGTGCGGCGCGGTCCCGACCCGCCCGAGCTCGACGCCGTCGAGTGGAGGATGGCGCTCCGCGACGATCGTCGCGCCGTCGACCCCCGAGATCCCCGCCGCGGAGATGCCGAGGCCGCGGAGCTCCTCCACGAGCGACTTGTTGACGATCCCGGCGAGGACCGCGACGACGGCTTCGAGTGTGGCGGGACCGGTGACGCGAAGTCCCCGGTGGACGCTCCGCGTGAGGCCGAGCGCCGCCAGATGCTCGTCGATCTTGCGCCCGCCGCCGTGCACGACGACGAGCGGGGTCCCTTCGTTCCACGCGCGCGCGATCGCCGCGAGCGCTCGCCGGCGGCGGCCCTCGTTCTCGAGCAGGCTCCCGCCGAGCTTGACGACCCACGGACCGTTCTCGATCTTCACGCCAGCCCCTCCTCCTCGGAAAATCCGGCCATCCGGTTGAAGTTCTGGATCGCCTGCGACGCGGCGCCCTTCAACAGGTTGTCGAGAACGCAGACGACGACCGCCCGGCGGCCGCCGGGAAGCAGCGCGAAGCCGATGTCGGCGCGCGGCGTTCCCACGACCGCCTTGAGCTCCGGCAGCTCTCCCGCCGGCAGCACCCGCACGAAGCGGCTCCCTTCGTACGCCCGGCCGTAGGCGGCCGCGAGCTCGTCGGCGGCGACCGCGCGCGAGAACCCCGCGTGGAGCGTCGAGAGGATTCCCCGCGGGACCGGAAGGAGATGCGGCACGAAACACAGCGGCGGGGCCCCGGCGCCCAGATGCGCCGCGATCTCCGGCTCGTGCCGGTGAGTTCCCGCCGCGTACGCCTTCGCGTTGCCGAAGAGCTCCGTGAACGAATACGCGAGCTCCGACCGCTTTCCGGCTCCCGACACCCCGCTCTTGCTGTCGCAGACGACGGGCTGGGAGGGATCGAGGAGATCGACGACCGGCTTGAGCGGGAGGAGCGCCGAGGTCGCGTAGCAGCCCGGGTTGGCGACGAGACGCGCCGTCTCGAGCTCTCCGTCGCACCACTCGGTCAGCCCATAGACCGCGTCCGGCAGGAGGCCGGGAGAGGGATGCGCGAACCCGTACCAGCGCGGATACTCTCCCGCCGCGAGGCGGAACGCGCCGGAGAGGTCGACGATCCGCGCCCCCGGGAGGCGGTCGAGGATCTCCGGAACGGCCTCGGCCGACGCCTCGTGGGGCGTGGCGAGGAACACGAAGTCCGGCTCCCCTTCGGCGAGCGCCTCGATCGTGAACGGAACCGCGTCGGGGCCGTCCGAGCCCGAAAGCGCGGGGTGCAGCGCGCCGAAACGCGCGGCGGTCCCTCCGGGGCTCGAGAACATGCCGGCCCACCGGGTGCCGCGGTGGCGCGCGAGGATCGCCGCGAGCTCTCCCCCGGCATAGCCCGTCGCCCCGACGACCGATACACGTTTCCTCTGCAAGACGTTCATTCCGGCATCCTCTCGACGGACGCCGGTTCAGGAACGCTTCGATCGGCGCGGCTGCGCCGACCGGGCTCGAGGTTTCGCTTCGGGAGAGATCAGGGAGCGCAGACGCTGCGTCAGGCGCGCGGCGGCGGCGCCGGAGCGGGTCGCGAGGAAGATCGTGTCGTCGCCCGAGACCGTTCCCACCACTTCGGGGAGGGCGGCCTCGTCGAGCGCGCGGGCGACCGGAGACGCGTCGGCGGGCGGCGTCCGGAGCACGACGAGGGAGGCCGCCGTCTCGACCCGGAGGACGAATTCGCGCACGACCCGGGCGAGCTTCTCCTCGCGCTTTTCGGGGCCGGCCGGCGCCTCCGGGACGGACGGGGCGACGACGTCGGTCCGCGCGGCCACCGGCAGCACGTAGCCGGCCGGGCCCTTGGCGATCCCGAGCTCGCGGAGATCGCGGGACACCGTCGGCTGCGCCGCGGGATAGCCGCGATGCCGGAGCAGCCGCTGCAGCTCGTCCTGCGAGCGCACCGAGGCCTCCCGGATGATCCGGACCATCTCGTCGCGGCGGCGCATCGTCGAGCCGATCGAATAAGTATTCACCAAGGAGAATTTTTATTGATCCGCCGCGCGGTGTCAAGAAAAAAATCAGCCGGTACGGTTCGCGCCGCGCGGGCGGTAGACTCTTTTCCGATGCCGCTTTCGGCCGGCGCCCGGCTGGGTCCTTACGAGGTCCTCTCTCCGCTCGGAGCGGGCGGAATGGGCGAGGTGTACCGGGCGCGCGACGTCCGTCTCGGCCGCGAGATCGCCCTCAAGATCCTTCCCCCCGGCTTCGCGGGCGATCCCGATCGAATGCGCCGGTTCGAGGAGGAGGCGCGCACGGCCTCCCGCCTGAACCACCCGAACGTCGTGACCATTCACGACATCGGCGAGGAGGGCGGGGTCGCTTTCATCGCCATGGAGCTCGTCGAAGGGGAGTCGCTCCGCGAACGGATCGGCCGCGGGCGGGTACCGCCGCGCGAGGCGGTCGCCCTCGCCGCGCAGATCGCCGACGGGCTCGCGCGCGCCCACGCGGCCGGGATCGTGCACCGGGACCTCAAGCCCGAAAACGTCATGCTCGGGCCCGCCGGCCTCGTGAAGATCCTCGATTTCGGGCTGGCGCACGCGGAAGCTCCGGCCGGCGCGGCGCCGTCGGCCGCGGCGACCGAAACCGCCCGCACCGCCGGCGGCGCGATTCTCGGCACGGTCGGCTACATGTCTCCCGAGCAGGCCCGCGGCCTCCCGACCGACGCACGGACCGACCTCTTCGCATTCGGCGCGGTGCTCCACGAAATGCTGTCCGGACGCGCGGCGTTCCCCGGCGGCCCGGTGGCGGCGCTCTCCGCGATCCTCGCGCCGGATCCGGCCGATCTCTCCGGAATTCCGGCCGACGTCCATCCCGCGCTCGCCCGGATCGTCCGGCGCTGCCTCGAGAAGGACCCCGAGCGTCGCCTCTCCTCCGCCCACGATCTCTCGCTTCAGCTCCGCGACCTCGCGACGCCCACCGCTCCTGCTCCACGGACGCGCTCCTCGGGCGGCCGGGTCCGCCGCAAGGCCATCGACTCCGTCGCCGTCCTCCCCCTGATCAACGTCGGGGGCGACCCGGCGCACGACTACCTGACCGACGGCGTCACCGAATCGATCATCCACGGCCTGTCGGAGCTCCCGAAGCTCCAGGTGATGGCGCTCTCGACGGTCTCCCGCTTCCGCGGGCGCGAT
Coding sequences:
- a CDS encoding aminotransferase class III-fold pyridoxal phosphate-dependent enzyme, which codes for MPREIPAREKSPCKSAARRPSPAAAEVEARDRETVLGTYARTSFHPVSGRGARLFDSDGKAYWDLLGGIAVNALGIRHPRLVRALAEGARGVWHVSNLFYHPSQGLLAERLVRASGLSKAFFCNSGTEAIEAAIKLARLANPGRAGIVAVEESFHGRTFGALSVTGHEEYRRPFEPLVPGARFVPPNDAAAL
- the argB gene encoding acetylglutamate kinase — protein: MKIENGPWVVKLGGSLLENEGRRRRALAAIARAWNEGTPLVVVHGGGRKIDEHLAALGLTRSVHRGLRVTGPATLEAVVAVLAGIVNKSLVEELRGLGISAAGISGVDGATIVAERHPPLDGVELGRVGTAPHARPDVLTVLLSAGLLPVLAPIAAGRDGGILNLNADAAAAAVACSLASPRLVFFTDVEGVRDGAGRTLSRLSAAAARELIESGAASGGMRPKLAAALAALADGVGEIVIAGPDRHADVLDGRHGGTSLVAA
- the argC gene encoding N-acetyl-gamma-glutamyl-phosphate reductase, whose translation is MNVLQRKRVSVVGATGYAGGELAAILARHRGTRWAGMFSSPGGTAARFGALHPALSGSDGPDAVPFTIEALAEGEPDFVFLATPHEASAEAVPEILDRLPGARIVDLSGAFRLAAGEYPRWYGFAHPSPGLLPDAVYGLTEWCDGELETARLVANPGCYATSALLPLKPVVDLLDPSQPVVCDSKSGVSGAGKRSELAYSFTELFGNAKAYAAGTHRHEPEIAAHLGAGAPPLCFVPHLLPVPRGILSTLHAGFSRAVAADELAAAYGRAYEGSRFVRVLPAGELPELKAVVGTPRADIGFALLPGGRRAVVVCVLDNLLKGAASQAIQNFNRMAGFSEEEGLA